A genome region from Sphingobium sp. WTD-1 includes the following:
- a CDS encoding Hsp20 family protein, with translation MSMRGFDLTPYRRSTVGFDRLFDLIENNARLAQGDNYPPFNIERLAEDRYRVTLAVAGFRPEEIDITAQQNLLQVIGRKDETNADRSKFLHVGIANRSFERRFELADFVRVEKADLADGLLVIELVREVPEAMKPKKIVVNGGHLVDINKDRDAA, from the coding sequence ATGAGCATGCGTGGTTTCGACCTTACCCCCTATCGCCGCTCGACCGTCGGCTTCGATCGTCTGTTCGACCTGATCGAGAATAATGCCCGTCTGGCGCAGGGCGACAATTACCCGCCCTTCAACATCGAACGCCTGGCCGAGGACCGCTATCGCGTGACCCTGGCCGTCGCCGGCTTCCGTCCCGAGGAAATCGACATCACCGCCCAGCAGAACCTGCTCCAGGTGATCGGCCGCAAGGATGAGACCAACGCCGACCGTTCCAAGTTCCTGCATGTCGGCATCGCCAATCGCAGCTTCGAACGCCGCTTCGAACTGGCCGACTTCGTCCGCGTCGAAAAGGCGGACCTGGCCGACGGCTTGCTGGTGATCGAACTGGTGCGCGAAGTGCCCGAAGCGATGAAGCCCAAGAAGATCGTCGTGAA